The following nucleotide sequence is from Rhizoctonia solani chromosome 15, complete sequence.
TGCTGTGCACTTCTGGAAGAATACACTACTGGTAATTTGAATACATCTAAGTATATGCATTCACTTCACGAATTGGTGCCTCAGTTGATCGTGCACCACAGTGAAAAGTCATACAACTAAATTTAGTTACTTTCAATAGAACTCGTTTACGCGCAAGAAACATTTAAGTTACATGTAAATATACTTGTTGTTACATGCACTTCGCATGTGACAACATATTGGTGGTTAGGTCATGTAAACTTACCCGCATGTATCCTTCCTTCTGTACACTAAAACTTAGATGTTTCTGTACTTGTTTTAGATGCCAATACATGTATTAATCTTGGTTGATTTGACAGCTATTTTTACACGATTTTACTACTACAACTAAACGATACCTGCAAATGCAGGTATAAAATTCGTACCAAATCACATAAACCATAATCCCACGCGTGCAAGCCAGGTTGTGCCAGTAGCCGAGAAGCAGCATACAGATAACATATAAAGAAATGATATAAACGAGGGGTATAAGACATGGGAAATGGGGAAGGAGGTAAGCCTAAGTACGAGGACGAAGTTCGCGAGAGGAGTGTTGCGGTGGCCGTTTAATCTTGATAACTCCAACCGCTTTTGCCTTGCCCTAAGTTCGATGTATTGTTAGACAGTCAATGTAACAAAAAAATCCACCGACCGTGTTAACAAGCTGTTCTGAGTCGATCTGGGTCGTGTGAACGGCTTCTATGGCTGATTTTGACGGGCCGACTTGAGGCTCATCCATCAAGCGGGTATGCTATAAGTGAGTATTAGTATTGCGTGCAAAAATGTCAATTTGACGAACCTTTGCTGAGCTCGAGTTGTGAGTAATGCGAGGAGGCAGGGGCGGGAGCTCTTCATCTTCGTGATCGTCTTGCTGCGTCTGACGCACCTTCACGGGCTAACAGATAATTTAGTTGCGGCACAGCACGACCAACACTCACGTACCGGGCGCCTCCGACGTGGGGGCTCAAGCTCCTCTTTCTCGGCATCCTCGTCGGTATCCACCGTCGGTGAAAGCTATTGGTGTAAGTAGACAATAATAAATACACGTCTAGGACTGTACTCACCTGTTTACGCTTCCCTTCCTGTTGACCTTGTGTTCTCTCGCGTTCACCTGCAGCACAGTAGACTTTTATTTGTAGTCTAAGGCAAACTTGTTAGCCTGCAGGAGCTTTGAGCATACTGACATACCTCGACAGGTTCGGGCTCGGGGGAGCTTTCAATAACGGGACGCTTGGTCACTCTCTTTGTGACAGTTTGAGTGGGCTAACAGATATGTAAAAGTCAAGAAATAAAATGAATAAAATAATTTAGATAACTTACCTGTTCGTCGTCCTCATCCTGACTCTCATCCTCGTCACTATTACCCTTCGCTTCCTTGTGACGACGGCCGCTTGACTTGGAAGCTTCCGGTAAAGCCCCCAGCTCCTTTCCCTTTTACCAGGCTTTGACGCAGCTGTCGGCTTTGCTCCCGCCTTGCCCTTAGAGTTGCTGAAAGTCTTGTTGCGGGCGGTTTCTTGTGCAACAACCTTATCGGCACGTCGGCGCTGAGCGGGGGTTGGCTCGGGCGGCAAGTCCggttcctcgtcctcgtcgtccTCGTCGTCCTCGTTGTCCTCGTCATCCTCGTCCTTATCGTAGCGTCTGTCTGCACGTGCCTTGGGCCGTTTGTTCTCGAGGTCGTGGTCGGCTCGTTTTTTGGGCAGGAAATTCAAAGGAAGTGCCGTCTGGGTGGTCTTGAGACGACGAGCGTTGAGGATGTAGTCGTCCTGGTAGGCAGCCTTGTTAGTATCAGGGTCGTTCTCGTCCTCAACGTCCTGGTAATCATCTCGATCCCCATTGTCCTCCTCGTCTCTCCCGTCCTGGTCGTCTTGTCCCCCAGACTCATTGCGCTTGAGATATAGTTTCGCTTTCTTGTTTTCTAGGAGTTAAATTAGCTAAAAATGAATATTTATATTGAATGTTTAGTCAAAAACGTACTGCCGGCCTTTGTGTAAGCACTGTTCGAGGCAAAATACGAGCTCAGCATCGCATCGATTGCCCAGCTATCCTCGCCCGACTCATTGCGCGTGTGGTACAAGAAAGGAAATCGTTTGTACATCTAACCAAGTACTGTTAGCCACTTGCACTAAATGAGATAAATAAATACTCACATAATCATTAATTTTCTTCTTCGTCGACGGGCCATAGTGCTTGAGCGTGAGCTTCTGACCCGGCTTAAGCGTCAAGTTCCTTGGGCGGAACTTAATTGCAGCCTTGCGGACGAGCTCTGTGGAATGTGAATAAATGCGAGTGATATAGAAACATGATTACTTACCCGAATGTCTGATGAGAAATCATAGTCGTCCCGTAATCCAATAGCGACATGGATGGGATCGTGGTTTCCACGGCCGGGCTGATAGCCTTTGGGTTTTTCGATCCGATGGCAGTTTGCCTCGTTCACGGCGCTGAAACTATAAGGGTTAAAATAGAACCCgtgcttatccccaaacaGGTGCCCATGTTTGAGCACGTGTTCATACTTCTTGTGTCGATGGATGAGTCGTTCCATCAAAGTTCGCTTGATTTGCTGTGTGCCGTTGACGGTCTCGTATACACGACCCCCACGCTTCCCCGGTCGATTTTCGTAAGACGTTTCGCAAGTGTCGTATGGGTGGGGCGGTGCGTTGCTGTGGTCGTTGTTGGTTTGGCGACGCTTGGATGGTCCTGATACAGGGGATGGGGAGCGACCACGTTTGCGGGAGTTGGAGGGAGCTGGTGTCGCATCAGGAGAAGGGGTGGGAATAGGAGGTGGAGTGGGGGATAACAGGCGGTTCTGTCTCGCCTGCTTGTCGCGCCGAGCAAAAGCGCGGGGGGTTGTACTACGCTCAAGTACGGATTCGGGCTGTTTCTCGGAATTAGGACTGGACCTATCGATCCCAGTAAATTAATTAGTATAACATAATTAGCCCTTGTTTACTGAATGTATGCGATCAAACTTACCGGGTGTATGTGTTTTCGAGCTCTAAACGCTTCTTGGGGAAGCCGTTACTGGAGCGGACGTGTGTCAGCAGGCTAAGATACAAATAAATGCGCGTATAACTCACTTGTTGGGTTTGCTACTACTAGTCTCTCTGTCCGGCGAAGGCGGCAGAGGTGTGAGGGTTCGATCCTCGGCTGAATCCACAGGGCTGGACAATTGGCCAAGTGTCGAACCCCGAGATTCATTGAGCTCGTGGCCTACCCAATGTTAGTCCGACAGACTATACGTACTTAAACAAATCCAATGTACCTTTTACTGTGTCGTCGCGTTCTGGGGGGAGATTGAATTTATAGGAGTTAAACATGGAAAGAGAACTCACGGATTGCTCTGAACGCTAGGAACTGCTTGAACTCGGCTAGGAGCCCAGGATCCATGTTAGAGAGCTCCATAAATATCTGTACAAATCTCTTGTTTAGCTTCAATTAGTAAATTAGAATATAATCTTGACTTACCTCAAAAATTGTCGTATGAAGCCGTTCAAGTCGGAACGTGCGGAGGCAAGCTAAGTGAGGCGAAATGAAAATTTAGGATATTTTTATTGCCGCAGGAACAGTGCCTTCTGGAAGGCAAGCAGAACAGCAGGACGAGGCGGGAGACAGCAGTGGTGGTCGGGAGCAAGGTGGCGGGGACGGGCGGGGACGGGCGCTGGCGGGGACGAACCGGCGGATGGGCGATCGGCGGATGGGTGATCGGCGGATGGGTGATCGGCGGATGGATGATCGGCAGCCACGTGACTACGCGACCGTGTCCTTGTGGGTCTCGATCGAAATTAACTAAGTCCCTCGATCAAATTTGACCAAACCTCTCTCCGCTCGCGCCTAGGCCTCATCCCTCATGTCTGCTATTGCTCGGCGCTTTCCTGGCAGCGGCGTCCTAGTCTATTGTGCTCACTGCAAATGTTTATTAATTCTAACACTCGAAATAAACATATGAAGGACTGGCGGCCCAACTTGGATTCGGATGTACAAACATTTAACATTGTGCTCTGAGAATTAAGTACTGATAGTTTTTAGGACAAAGACTTGGAAAGAAACAATGATATCAACATAAATGACGATTCACCGCCGGGGGACTCGCAGACGGAGAACAAGGAAATGAGGACGCGAACATGACAGGCGCGCCCGGTGAGCATCATTTGAAgctattattaatatatttCTACTAAAGAACTGCTTACATGTACCTCAGATTCTCAGACTAAAAGTAATGATAACGATATTGCTCATCAACTAGCGGGTCAGGAGTTTCGCATGGAAGGTATGTCCCCATAGTTGCTATCAAAATCTGAATATGTGCTAATAAAATTACTATAGAATATCCACAGATCAACGACACAATTGGCTATAATACATACGACCCCGAAGGCGATACATTGGACGATGATGACCGTTCGGACTACTCGCGCGGCAGCTGGTACCGGGTCGCCACACCCCTCCCTTCTCCACCGTCGCCTCCACCCGAACATGAGAGCGGTCTCTCAGAGCCCGACGATGATGGATTCCAGAACGTTGACGCCGAGGACTATCGGGAATACGAACGATGGTACGCGGAGGATAACATATATGAAGACTCAGAGATGCGTAAGCACTTTTATACAAATGAATTTATCCATTGTTACTCACGATTTTGCTAAGTACTGACGATGAGGAGGTTGATAGCATCATCATGCTAGCGATCCGACAGTTTGGAAGTGTTACACAGAACGACTATGAACGAATTCGATATTCTTACCGACATAAGCTTCAACTCATGAGTACCCAACGCTTGAGGACACGTATCGCCGCTCTCTCCGGCGTTGAACCAGAGAACGTCGACTGCTGTCTCAAGTATGTCATGCATTCACTGGACAGTACGCCGAAGAGGATGTCTGTTCGAAATGCAACGAACCCCGTTACGACTACAAGGGTCGACCTCGAAAGACCTTTCAGTACCTCCTGCCACCCCACGCTCCGCGCATATTTCAACAACCCCGACTTCATTCGGAAAATGCTTTATCGATTTAATTTTGTTCGACAGCCAGGTGAAATGAATGATTTCTTTAATTCATCTCGGTACGATAAACTATTGCACACGAATATTGTCATTGACGGCGACGACACTGGAGTGCCTCACTTCCCCGGCAAACACGACATTGCACTTGCAATCATGACTGACGGCGTCCAGATCTTCGACCAGGTTCTACCGAGACTAACACGTGCTGGCCGATCATGGCCCAGAACCTTAACCTGCCGCCGGAGGAACGAGCTCAGATGCGGAATCTTATTCCGTTAGGAGTTATCCTGGGCCAAACAAGCCCAAGGATTTTGACTCGTTCCTCGTCCCTCTTGTGAACGAATTTATCGAGCTTGCCAAGGGTATCGAGGTCTACAACACAATGAACGGCGAAACTATAACATTGCGCGTTCATCCGACAATCATCTCTGGCAATATGCAGGCAATTAAATACTTGATGAATTTCAAGGGTCCAAACGCTCAAGTGCCTTGTCGTGAGTGTCTTATTGTTGGCTGTTACCACCAGGGGAGGAAAAACGTACTATATACCTCTGGCCGAGCCGCTTCGCGCGGACTCTACTTCCGTTCAATCGTACGATGCTCATAGCCTCCCCCTTCGAACCGACAAAAAGACAGCTGCACAAACTAGAAGGATTATGAGACCGCACGCGTGGGTCTTGCCGATGATTTACGCAAAAAGTACGGTATATGCGGACCGTCTATTCTTGATCGCATACCCTCTCTAAGCCGACCggcctcttatccccatgagTTTATGCACTTGTTCTTACTCAACCATGGCCCGCTCTCTTTTCTCTGTGGACTAATACACACTCTGGTATCTCTGATTCTGGTCGCGAGCAATACTGATTTCGCATTCCGACTTAGTTCTCATAGGCACCGAAACAGTTGGTGCGACGAATGATGGACCTATGACACGGCTCTCGTAGTGGTTATATCTCATAGTTTGTAAGTTAGCCACCACGCGGTTACAAATAACGGCAATCAAAAGGGCCGTCGCCACGCGAATGTGTGCTGATGCATGACTGACGCGCCTCCAGCCTTCAGTTGACTTGGGATAAAAGAACTTCTCCGAATGGCACATCAATACCTGTGCACCGAACCACCTTGGATATCATTTTATTCTATTTAGTATGAATCGGTTGTGAACCGCTCGCTAACAAGAAGGAAAGTTTGTGGCGCCAGATACACAAGTACTAGCGCCGGGATCATGCCAGCAGCCCACAAACCCCCATAATAGCACTCATAGCTACAACCACGAGACATTCTGCTTCGAACGGATACACCCTCACTTCGATATGTTCCGCATTGATTAAGCGTATGAAGAAATAAAGTTGTCTCAGGGGCTCCAAACCAGAATATTGCGGCAACTGCAGCTACAGCTGTGATCCCTATCTCCTATATACATGTGCTCATCATAGGTTGCGGATCATATAGGCAGTGGGTGCAGACGTGATGTATGCTGAATAGTCTCTGTCAACTCAAGCATAGCGGAGGCCTCTGTCGTTTCGGAGAAAACTTACGATGGCCATTGGATGATTACGTGAGTCACTCACTTGAAATTTCTAGTTCGTCAAAGCCGCAGCAGTAAATAAGTTCGGTAACCAGTTTTTTTGTATAGAATTATTGCCTTTCACATGTACTCTATACGAGG
It contains:
- a CDS encoding Transposase family Tnp2 protein, producing MTGAPDSQTKSNDNDIAHQLAGQEFRMEEYPQINDTIGYNTYDPEGDTLDDDDRSDYSRGSWYRVATPLPSPPSPPPEHESGLSEPDDDGFQNVDAEDYREYERCTDDEEVDSIIMLAIRQFGSVTQNDYERIRYSYRHKLQLMSTQRLRTRIAALSGVEPENVDCCLKYVMHSLDSTPKRMSVRNATNPVTTTRVDLERPFSTSCHPTLRAYFNNPDFIRKMLYRFNFVRQPGEMNDFFNSSRYDKLLHTNIVIDGDDTGVPHFPGKHDIALAIMTDGVQIFDQVLPRLTRAGRSWPRTLTCRRRNELRCGILFR